From a region of the Ruminococcaceae bacterium KH2T8 genome:
- a CDS encoding RNA methyltransferase, TrmH family — MYIFLTVLQGLGYAFTMEVIRSKDNPKVKRFALLHDRKKAAKEGLVFIEGTRICEDALLSGVEPVSFVYSEEKAQLASEWIERYKISCEIVCVTTECFSKIASTVNPQGVALITKIPEMSDELPLRKDGKDIFVVLENLQDPGNLGTIIRLADAFDFNAVIMTRDCADPYNEKVLRSSMGSVWHIPLITFEDSGKILDTLDQHGIDTIACELHGDDMKSADLRLPAAYLIGNEGKGLKAETIERCSRKIKIPMPGKAESLNAASAASIIGYVLASLK, encoded by the coding sequence TTGTATATCTTCTTGACCGTCTTACAGGGCTTGGGGTATGCTTTCACCATGGAAGTCATAAGAAGCAAGGATAATCCTAAAGTTAAGAGATTTGCGCTCCTCCATGACAGGAAGAAGGCTGCTAAGGAAGGACTCGTATTTATCGAAGGTACGAGGATCTGCGAGGATGCACTGCTGTCGGGCGTCGAGCCGGTTTCTTTCGTGTATTCGGAAGAGAAAGCGCAGCTTGCTTCTGAGTGGATCGAACGCTACAAGATCTCGTGCGAGATCGTTTGTGTTACCACCGAATGTTTTTCAAAGATTGCATCAACCGTTAATCCGCAGGGAGTGGCACTGATCACAAAGATCCCCGAGATGAGCGATGAACTGCCGCTTCGTAAGGACGGTAAGGATATATTCGTGGTACTTGAGAATCTTCAGGATCCCGGAAACCTCGGTACGATCATAAGGCTCGCCGATGCATTCGATTTTAATGCCGTCATCATGACGCGTGACTGCGCGGATCCGTATAATGAGAAGGTCTTAAGATCCTCTATGGGATCGGTATGGCATATCCCGCTCATTACTTTCGAGGATTCTGGTAAGATACTTGATACGCTTGATCAGCATGGCATAGATACGATCGCATGCGAGCTTCACGGAGATGACATGAAGAGCGCTGACCTGAGGCTTCCCGCAGCTTACCTTATCGGTAACGAGGGTAAGGGCTTGAAGGCTGAGACGATCGAAAGATGTAGCAGGAAGATAAAGATCCCGATGCCCGGAAAAGCCGAATCTTTGAATGCCGCATCCGCCGCTTCGATCATCGGTTATGTTCTTGCAAGTTTGAAGTGA
- a CDS encoding LSU ribosomal protein L20P, whose protein sequence is MSRVKRGIRTRARHHKIIKQAKGYFGKKSKLFKVANQAVLKSGNYAYRDRRQKKRDFRKLWIARINAAARQNGLSYSKFMNGLKVAGVELDRKVLSDIAITDPKAFAALVEQAKAAL, encoded by the coding sequence ATGTCTAGAGTTAAGAGAGGTATTCGTACCAGAGCACGTCATCATAAGATCATTAAGCAGGCTAAGGGTTATTTCGGTAAGAAGAGCAAGCTTTTCAAGGTAGCTAATCAGGCTGTCCTCAAGTCCGGTAACTATGCTTATCGTGACAGAAGACAGAAGAAGAGGGATTTCAGAAAGCTTTGGATCGCTCGTATCAACGCAGCAGCTCGCCAGAACGGACTTTCCTACAGCAAGTTCATGAACGGCCTCAAGGTTGCAGGTGTTGAGCTTGACCGTAAGGTTCTTTCCGATATCGCTATCACAGACCCCAAGGCTTTTGCTGCTCTTGTTGAGCAGGCTAAGGCAGCTCTCTGA
- a CDS encoding LSU ribosomal protein L35P, with protein sequence MPKQKTHSSSKKRFKVTGTGKVLRAQAFRRHILSKRPTKRMRHLRHNMVCSEANAKVIRKMIPYA encoded by the coding sequence ATGCCTAAGCAGAAAACACACAGCTCATCAAAGAAGAGATTCAAGGTTACAGGTACCGGTAAGGTTCTTCGTGCACAGGCTTTCCGCCGTCACATCCTCTCCAAGAGACCTACCAAGAGAATGAGACATCTTCGTCACAACATGGTTTGCTCCGAGGCTAACGCTAAGGTAATCAGAAAGATGATCCCTTACGCTTGA